A region from the Arthrobacter roseus genome encodes:
- a CDS encoding class E sortase yields the protein MIRARRRGVLQTTIQVAGELLITLGVVLLLFVGWELWWTNIESNQKQDAAIENLLADFNAPVVPQTEPQQPQDYGDPPVLEAVQEGETFAVVYIPRFGAEYTRPVTDGVGVAVLDNLGLGHYPDTVLPGGVGNFALAGHRQTHGMVLDAIHMLVPGDRIFVQTRDGYYTYVYRNNQIVLPNRTDVIAPVPTQPGATPVERIMTLTSCNPRFGAEERIIAYSIMDSWQPLSAGPPAEIAELVANNAEKGA from the coding sequence GTGATTCGAGCACGTCGACGCGGCGTCCTCCAGACCACAATTCAGGTCGCCGGGGAGCTACTCATCACCCTCGGAGTGGTTCTCCTGCTCTTTGTGGGCTGGGAACTCTGGTGGACCAATATCGAGTCCAACCAGAAGCAGGACGCCGCCATAGAGAACCTGCTGGCAGACTTCAACGCACCCGTCGTTCCACAAACTGAACCGCAGCAGCCCCAAGACTACGGGGATCCTCCGGTGCTGGAGGCTGTGCAGGAGGGCGAGACCTTCGCAGTCGTCTATATCCCGCGTTTTGGGGCAGAATATACTCGACCGGTGACCGACGGCGTCGGCGTGGCTGTCCTCGACAATCTGGGACTTGGCCATTACCCGGACACGGTATTACCCGGCGGTGTTGGCAATTTTGCGTTGGCAGGACACCGGCAAACCCACGGCATGGTGCTCGACGCCATTCACATGCTGGTCCCCGGGGACCGCATCTTCGTTCAGACCCGTGACGGCTACTACACCTACGTGTACCGGAATAACCAGATAGTCCTACCAAACCGCACCGATGTCATTGCGCCCGTACCAACTCAGCCTGGGGCCACGCCCGTTGAGCGAATCATGACGCTAACAAGTTGCAACCCCCGCTTTGGAGCCGAGGAACGGATCATTGCGTACTCGATCATGGACTCTTGGCAGCCCCTCTCCGCGGGCCCTCCCGCCGAAATCGCCGAACTCGTAGCCAACAACGCAGAAAAGGGAGCCTGA
- a CDS encoding anthranilate synthase component II: MNQTFRILVVDNYDSFVYTLVGYLQELGAETTVVRNDDVSLPEAIELAEARDGVLISPGPGAPAKAGICVDLIRWCGVSMKPMLGVCLGHQALAEAYGGTVTHAPELMHGKTSEIEHSGGNVFAGLPSPLTVTRYHSLAAVSETIPAVLEVTSTTASGVIMGLAHRTAPLIGVQFHPESVLTEGGYQMLGNWLESMGMGGAAERASGLSPLISR; the protein is encoded by the coding sequence ATGAACCAGACTTTCCGCATCCTCGTCGTCGACAATTACGACAGCTTTGTCTACACGCTGGTGGGTTACCTTCAGGAATTGGGTGCGGAGACCACTGTCGTAAGGAACGACGACGTCAGTCTCCCCGAGGCCATCGAGCTCGCCGAGGCCCGTGACGGCGTGCTCATTTCTCCCGGCCCAGGTGCTCCCGCGAAAGCCGGAATCTGCGTGGACCTCATCCGTTGGTGTGGTGTGAGCATGAAGCCCATGTTGGGTGTGTGCCTGGGGCATCAAGCCCTCGCCGAGGCCTACGGGGGTACCGTGACACACGCGCCGGAGCTCATGCACGGAAAGACGTCTGAGATTGAACACTCAGGCGGCAACGTGTTCGCAGGGCTCCCCTCACCGCTAACCGTCACGCGCTATCATTCGTTGGCCGCGGTGTCAGAGACTATCCCGGCGGTCCTTGAGGTAACGTCCACAACCGCCAGCGGCGTCATCATGGGTTTGGCGCACCGTACCGCACCGCTGATCGGTGTCCAGTTTCATCCCGAATCGGTACTCACCGAGGGTGGGTACCAAATGCTGGGGAACTGGCTGGAATCCATGGGAATGGGTGGCGCGGCGGAGCGCGCATCGGGACTCAGCCCCTTGATCAGCCGCTAA
- the pknB gene encoding Stk1 family PASTA domain-containing Ser/Thr kinase: MNPERVLNGRYEVGELIGRGGMADVYLARDILLGRSVAIKVLRPDLARDPLFQSRFRREAQAVAALNHPAIVSIFDTGDQDMPNAAAHDDVRVPFIVMEYVAGRTIREYIKSRELSVDGAVHHTIGILAALEYSHRAGIVHRDIKPANVMITPDGAVKVMDFGIARAMADSAATMTQTQAVLGTAQYLSPEQARGETVDARSDLYSAACVLYEMLAGRPPFVGDSPVSVAYQHVREHPDAPSVYNEDVSAALDSVLAKALQKDRAHRFQDAADFRDALQSARRGVAVAPDGSEGAPPTEAMSTVGVAGMATNDVDMRETRSMARMRAGGRLTNDDVHPDEEALDEDERTSVMALNRDDDPHDDRRKRRRAWIVTLFIVLALVLAAGAYILLQMNQPEEPVTVAVPTVAEMTETEAQNEIYGAGLTPQVEEDFHDSVEQGTVIESSPEAGEQVLPDSEVTIVVSKGPSSVVIPGDLAGQTESAVRDTLQRLGLTTGTTTTTNSASVPRDRLVATDPGLGEKVKIDATVNLVISTGTVKVPNVVDMTKEEAEATLTDPALSLRVEFKDEENSVVAPGTITSQSYPPGTEVEPGSVVEVTVATEPEKAPKDEETSKPDPEKSTDPSKDSGKPEKGPDNPPNKDKG; the protein is encoded by the coding sequence GTGAATCCTGAACGCGTCCTCAACGGGCGTTACGAGGTAGGTGAACTCATCGGCCGAGGCGGCATGGCCGATGTGTACCTTGCCCGTGACATCCTGCTGGGCCGTTCGGTGGCCATCAAGGTGCTCCGTCCGGATCTGGCCCGCGATCCACTGTTCCAGTCGCGGTTCCGCCGAGAAGCTCAGGCCGTGGCAGCCCTAAATCATCCGGCAATCGTCTCGATCTTCGACACTGGGGATCAGGACATGCCAAATGCCGCAGCGCACGACGACGTACGTGTTCCGTTCATCGTCATGGAGTACGTTGCCGGACGAACTATCCGCGAGTACATCAAGTCCCGGGAACTATCGGTCGATGGTGCAGTTCACCATACGATTGGTATCCTCGCCGCCCTGGAATACAGTCATCGGGCTGGCATTGTTCACCGCGATATCAAGCCGGCCAACGTCATGATTACCCCTGATGGCGCGGTCAAGGTCATGGACTTTGGTATCGCTCGCGCTATGGCGGATTCCGCGGCCACCATGACCCAGACTCAGGCGGTTCTGGGTACTGCACAGTATCTCTCACCGGAGCAGGCCCGCGGTGAAACAGTGGATGCGCGCAGCGACCTCTACTCCGCTGCGTGTGTTCTCTATGAAATGCTTGCTGGCCGCCCCCCGTTTGTCGGCGACAGCCCTGTATCCGTTGCGTACCAGCACGTGCGCGAGCACCCGGATGCGCCGAGCGTCTATAACGAGGACGTTTCGGCTGCTCTGGATTCTGTGCTTGCGAAGGCTTTGCAGAAGGACCGCGCGCACAGGTTCCAGGATGCTGCTGATTTCCGTGACGCACTTCAGAGTGCACGCAGGGGCGTGGCTGTTGCACCAGATGGTTCCGAAGGGGCGCCGCCGACGGAGGCCATGTCCACAGTTGGCGTGGCCGGGATGGCGACGAACGACGTCGACATGCGCGAGACGCGCTCGATGGCACGTATGAGGGCTGGTGGCAGGCTGACGAACGACGACGTTCATCCTGACGAAGAGGCTCTGGATGAGGATGAACGGACTTCAGTCATGGCACTGAACCGCGACGATGATCCTCATGATGACAGGCGGAAGCGCCGTCGGGCCTGGATCGTGACACTGTTCATCGTTCTGGCGCTCGTTCTAGCCGCAGGAGCTTACATTCTGCTCCAGATGAATCAGCCAGAGGAACCTGTCACTGTTGCGGTTCCAACCGTTGCGGAGATGACGGAAACAGAGGCGCAGAACGAGATCTACGGTGCTGGTCTCACCCCACAGGTTGAGGAAGACTTCCATGACTCGGTGGAGCAGGGCACGGTCATTGAGTCCTCTCCAGAGGCTGGCGAGCAGGTCCTGCCGGACAGTGAAGTGACCATCGTAGTCTCCAAGGGGCCTTCGTCTGTCGTTATCCCCGGCGATCTGGCGGGTCAGACGGAGTCGGCGGTACGTGACACGCTGCAGCGTCTTGGCCTGACTACGGGGACAACCACCACAACGAACAGCGCCAGCGTGCCCAGGGACCGACTAGTTGCCACAGATCCCGGGCTCGGTGAGAAGGTCAAAATCGATGCGACGGTGAATCTGGTCATTTCCACGGGAACCGTCAAGGTTCCCAATGTGGTGGACATGACTAAAGAAGAAGCTGAAGCGACACTCACGGATCCAGCTTTGAGCCTGCGCGTCGAGTTCAAGGACGAAGAGAACTCCGTCGTGGCACCGGGGACAATCACCTCCCAGAGCTATCCTCCGGGCACTGAGGTGGAGCCTGGATCGGTTGTGGAGGTGACTGTTGCCACCGAACCGGAAAAGGCTCCAAAGGACGAGGAAACCAGCAAACCCGATCCAGAAAAGTCCACGGATCCTTCTAAGGACTCCGGAAAGCCCGAGAAGGGTCCGGACAATCCGCCCAATAAGGACAAGGGTTAG
- a CDS encoding protein kinase domain-containing protein codes for MRPTTGITLGGRYQLTDRIAIGGMGEVWKAKDQVLGRVVAIKILKEEYTGDPGFLNRFRAEARHTALLSHPGIANVFDYGEEEGSGYLVMELVPGQPLSAIIERDRTLSPERTLSVIGQTSAALSAAHEQGLVHRDVKPGNLLIMPDGKVKITDFGIARIADQVPLTQTGQVMGTAQYLAPEQATGQQATGSSDIYALGIIGYEVLAGRRPFSGESQIAIALAQVNDTPPPLPTSVPAPVRALVMSMLAKDPADRPANADALTRAVSAIQRGDIRAAEVAVPGMLLFTGDDDATTAVPLTPEDSTQAISRPSTSALPTVAGAGAGAAAAANTGDVAAQREWNTEEEFDEEPVAERRGRSPWTLPLIALLLLIILTVAGFFVVQGLSPADDESTSPSSSAPATSKSPSESPSTSPSPSQSESESETPSQEPTTEVPEEIVVNAAAYEGQPLNQVVSELSGLGLKVVEDPQPNAEVPVDIVTQVQPVGTLQRGDAVTVTYSTGAEQVTVPGGLIGEQENVVRQQLVAAELVPANGGARPSTQEQGSVLQLNPGEGQEVDKGSTVTYFVSAGPPADTGNPQPEPTPSPTSP; via the coding sequence GTGAGACCTACAACAGGTATCACCTTAGGCGGCAGGTACCAGCTCACGGACCGCATCGCTATTGGGGGAATGGGTGAGGTCTGGAAGGCCAAGGACCAGGTTCTTGGGCGTGTGGTCGCCATAAAGATTCTGAAAGAGGAATATACCGGTGACCCCGGCTTCCTCAACCGTTTCCGTGCTGAAGCACGCCACACTGCGCTGCTGAGCCACCCTGGCATTGCCAATGTCTTCGACTACGGCGAGGAGGAGGGCTCCGGCTACCTGGTCATGGAGCTGGTGCCCGGCCAACCACTGTCGGCAATCATCGAACGCGACCGCACTCTGTCACCAGAACGTACCCTCTCGGTCATTGGTCAGACGTCGGCTGCGTTGTCTGCCGCGCATGAACAGGGCCTTGTCCACCGCGACGTCAAGCCCGGTAACCTGCTGATCATGCCAGACGGCAAGGTCAAGATCACGGACTTCGGTATTGCCCGCATCGCGGATCAGGTGCCGTTGACGCAAACCGGTCAGGTCATGGGTACTGCCCAGTACCTGGCCCCTGAACAGGCCACAGGTCAGCAGGCTACGGGTTCTTCGGATATTTATGCGCTGGGAATCATCGGCTACGAGGTCCTTGCTGGCCGTCGGCCGTTCTCGGGCGAATCACAGATCGCCATCGCGCTGGCGCAGGTCAATGACACGCCGCCACCGTTGCCGACGTCGGTGCCGGCTCCGGTACGTGCCTTGGTCATGTCCATGCTCGCCAAGGATCCTGCAGATCGGCCAGCAAATGCGGATGCCTTGACTCGGGCGGTCAGCGCTATTCAGCGTGGAGACATCAGGGCTGCTGAGGTTGCGGTTCCCGGCATGTTGCTCTTCACGGGCGACGACGACGCCACCACGGCGGTTCCCCTTACTCCAGAGGACTCCACGCAGGCTATTTCCCGGCCGTCGACGTCGGCACTGCCTACTGTGGCTGGTGCGGGGGCTGGGGCGGCTGCTGCGGCAAATACCGGTGACGTAGCGGCACAGCGGGAATGGAATACTGAGGAGGAGTTTGATGAAGAGCCCGTGGCGGAACGTCGTGGACGCAGCCCGTGGACGCTTCCACTGATCGCACTTCTGCTCCTGATCATTTTAACTGTTGCCGGGTTCTTTGTCGTCCAGGGGCTCTCCCCAGCGGACGATGAGAGCACCTCGCCGTCTTCTTCTGCTCCGGCAACTTCAAAGTCTCCCTCTGAATCTCCGTCTACATCTCCGTCGCCGTCCCAGAGTGAGTCCGAATCTGAAACTCCCAGCCAGGAGCCAACGACGGAAGTCCCTGAAGAGATAGTGGTGAACGCCGCTGCTTATGAGGGGCAGCCGCTGAATCAGGTAGTCTCCGAGCTGTCCGGTCTGGGACTCAAGGTTGTGGAGGATCCGCAGCCGAATGCTGAGGTTCCGGTAGACATCGTGACTCAGGTTCAGCCTGTTGGCACGCTGCAGCGTGGGGACGCAGTCACCGTTACCTATTCCACGGGAGCGGAGCAGGTCACCGTTCCTGGCGGCCTGATTGGCGAACAGGAAAACGTTGTCCGGCAACAGCTGGTAGCTGCGGAGTTGGTTCCCGCCAACGGTGGTGCACGTCCGTCCACGCAGGAGCAGGGTTCAGTGCTGCAGCTGAATCCAGGTGAGGGCCAAGAGGTGGACAAGGGCAGCACGGTGACCTACTTCGTTTCGGCCGGCCCGCCGGCGGATACCGGTAATCCACAGCCGGAGCCCACCCCTTCGCCAACCAGCCCATAG
- a CDS encoding peptidoglycan D,D-transpeptidase FtsI family protein, which yields MNHAIRTSWIVAVAMFTLLFGSLTYVQFIGAETLTDNPLNRRTVLQNFGDNRGSILVDGKPIAESVETDGPFPYQRVYNEPNMYAHLTGFFSLSHGATQLESALQEQLSGTSDSQFFDRMAGLFNGSMGQGASVELTIDPQLQQLAWDLIPEGQQGSIVVMDPATGDIKAMVSKPSYDPNLLAGANTQVVNENMQQLINTPGLSPYINPATQKLLAPGSVFKIIDTAAALESDQYDADSELPNPQNLELKGTTYQLPNYVGGQCSSRSVADFAFALAHSCNTAFAGIALELGQDTILKEAREFGFGEQLFIPTRVEPSQFPEEDLNEPQLAQSAIGQYNVKATPLEIAMMTAAIANDGVQMKPQLVRSVRAPDLRVIEEPQPEVLNTSTSPEVANQITEWMIGTTERGTATSAQIPGVDVASKTGTAELLQGTTGNNSWYTGFAPADDPKVVVTIVIENVDVPTGAQLTSPSAKKLLEAVLNK from the coding sequence ATGAACCATGCCATTCGTACGTCGTGGATTGTCGCCGTTGCCATGTTCACTCTGCTCTTCGGTTCGCTGACCTATGTCCAGTTCATCGGTGCCGAGACGCTCACAGATAATCCTTTGAACCGGCGCACGGTGTTGCAGAATTTCGGCGATAATCGTGGGTCCATACTCGTTGACGGCAAACCGATCGCTGAATCGGTGGAAACCGATGGGCCGTTCCCCTATCAGCGTGTATACAACGAGCCAAACATGTACGCCCACCTGACCGGGTTCTTCTCGCTCTCCCACGGAGCTACGCAGCTCGAATCAGCCCTGCAGGAGCAGCTTTCGGGTACCAGCGATTCACAGTTCTTCGACCGTATGGCGGGCTTGTTCAACGGCAGTATGGGGCAGGGCGCCTCGGTCGAACTAACCATTGACCCACAACTGCAGCAGCTTGCATGGGACCTCATCCCTGAGGGCCAACAGGGCTCAATAGTGGTGATGGACCCTGCAACAGGGGACATCAAGGCGATGGTATCGAAGCCCTCCTATGATCCGAATCTGCTAGCTGGAGCCAATACGCAAGTAGTAAACGAAAACATGCAGCAGCTGATCAATACCCCCGGATTGTCTCCTTACATCAATCCGGCTACCCAGAAGCTGCTCGCGCCCGGTTCAGTGTTCAAAATCATTGACACAGCCGCGGCCCTGGAATCTGATCAGTATGATGCCGATTCGGAGCTGCCGAACCCGCAGAACCTTGAACTCAAGGGAACCACGTACCAGCTGCCAAACTACGTCGGCGGACAGTGTTCCAGCCGTTCAGTGGCGGACTTTGCCTTCGCACTCGCACATTCCTGCAATACCGCGTTTGCCGGAATCGCACTTGAACTGGGTCAGGACACTATCCTCAAAGAAGCACGCGAATTCGGCTTCGGTGAGCAGCTGTTCATACCCACTCGCGTGGAGCCGAGCCAGTTTCCCGAAGAGGATCTCAACGAACCACAACTGGCGCAATCGGCCATTGGTCAGTACAACGTGAAGGCCACCCCGCTGGAGATTGCCATGATGACAGCGGCGATTGCCAACGACGGCGTTCAGATGAAGCCGCAGCTGGTCCGTTCGGTTCGTGCTCCGGATCTGCGGGTCATAGAGGAGCCACAGCCGGAGGTCCTGAACACCTCCACTTCGCCGGAGGTAGCGAACCAGATCACCGAATGGATGATCGGAACTACAGAGCGCGGCACCGCAACCAGTGCACAGATTCCCGGTGTCGATGTGGCATCCAAGACAGGAACCGCAGAACTGCTTCAGGGGACCACGGGCAACAATTCCTGGTACACCGGTTTTGCTCCGGCGGATGATCCAAAGGTTGTGGTCACGATTGTCATTGAAAATGTAGACGTCCCAACGGGGGCACAACTAACAAGTCCAAGCGCTAAGAAACTTCTAGAGGCGGTGTTGAACAAGTGA
- a CDS encoding FtsW/RodA/SpoVE family cell cycle protein, protein MSDVLTAPKPRRNIELMLLLLALIAGVGANVLVALGGGTPLDSGFFVANGLFAGLALAIHVILRIRAKYADPLILPIATALNGIGLAMIARLDLTLPEEQHAAGSQAMLTAVAMVAAAAIIWLFRDHRVLRRFTYISLLVSAVLLLLPLTPLGLTINGARIWISVGIGTFQPGEIAKITLAIFFAGYLSTNRDLILLAGKKIGPLQLPRFKDLAPMIAAWMVSIGVLVFQRDLGTSVLFFGLFMAMIYVATGRISWILIGLAMIAIGGFVAMQLFSHVALRIDSWINAFDPEVYDRVPGGSGQVVQGLFGLASGGLVGTGLGEGRPGLVTYANSDMIIASLGEELGLIGLFAIVLLYVLLISRGFRAALGTKDGFGKLLATGLSFTIALQCFVVIGGVTRLIPLTGLTTPFMSAGGSALLANWIIVALLLSISETARRPAVTGPIPSTDEQPKVLAGKQTSFRRRPTDEEVGSA, encoded by the coding sequence ATGAGCGACGTACTAACAGCCCCCAAACCACGGCGGAACATTGAGCTGATGCTGCTTCTGCTGGCGCTCATTGCCGGTGTCGGAGCGAACGTCCTGGTGGCACTTGGTGGTGGAACGCCGCTGGATAGCGGATTCTTTGTGGCCAATGGGCTGTTCGCGGGGCTGGCTCTGGCGATCCACGTCATTCTGCGCATCCGGGCTAAGTATGCTGACCCCCTCATTCTCCCCATCGCCACTGCCCTGAACGGGATCGGCTTGGCGATGATCGCCCGCTTGGATCTCACTTTGCCGGAGGAACAACATGCTGCTGGCAGCCAGGCTATGTTGACCGCAGTCGCCATGGTAGCGGCCGCGGCCATCATCTGGCTCTTCAGGGATCACAGAGTGTTGCGGCGGTTCACCTATATCTCTCTGTTGGTCAGTGCCGTTCTGCTGCTGCTGCCGCTGACACCCCTGGGATTGACCATCAACGGTGCCCGCATTTGGATCAGCGTTGGCATCGGCACTTTCCAGCCGGGAGAAATCGCCAAGATCACCCTCGCTATATTCTTTGCAGGGTATCTATCGACAAACCGTGATCTCATCCTCCTCGCGGGCAAGAAGATCGGCCCCTTGCAACTGCCGCGCTTCAAGGATCTGGCGCCCATGATTGCCGCATGGATGGTCAGTATTGGCGTTCTGGTCTTCCAGCGGGACCTGGGGACATCCGTGCTCTTCTTCGGTCTATTCATGGCCATGATCTATGTCGCGACAGGACGCATCAGCTGGATCCTGATTGGTCTGGCCATGATCGCTATTGGCGGATTCGTGGCTATGCAACTTTTTTCACACGTTGCCCTACGGATCGACAGTTGGATCAACGCCTTTGATCCAGAGGTCTACGACCGCGTTCCAGGCGGCAGCGGCCAGGTGGTGCAGGGCCTCTTTGGCCTGGCCAGCGGCGGTCTGGTGGGGACAGGTCTCGGTGAAGGCCGCCCCGGACTCGTGACGTATGCCAATTCAGACATGATCATTGCGTCCCTCGGTGAAGAACTAGGCCTGATCGGGTTATTTGCGATCGTTCTTTTGTATGTCCTCTTGATCTCTCGAGGGTTCCGGGCCGCGTTGGGAACCAAAGACGGGTTCGGCAAACTGCTCGCCACGGGCTTGTCGTTCACGATCGCCCTCCAGTGCTTTGTGGTAATCGGAGGCGTTACCCGCTTGATACCGCTGACGGGTTTGACCACGCCCTTCATGTCCGCTGGCGGATCCGCTCTGCTGGCAAACTGGATCATTGTTGCCCTGCTGTTGTCCATTTCGGAAACAGCGCGGCGTCCTGCCGTAACTGGCCCTATCCCCAGCACTGATGAGCAACCGAAGGTGCTTGCCGGAAAACAGACTTCGTTTAGAAGACGGCCAACGGACGAAGAGGTGGGATCAGCATGA
- a CDS encoding PP2C family protein-serine/threonine phosphatase → MALILRYAVRSDVGSRAKNDDSAYVGQNLAVVADGMGGHAGGNIASASTVLDLVHLDHQYDGDAATILADEIQTANSLLSELVGTNPQLAGMGTTCTALLLDGNHITLAHIGDSRAYRLKDNVFEQMSIDHTFVQRLIDEGRLRPEEAEVHPHKNVLMRVLGDVDASPELDVETYDAVPGEKWLLCSDGLMAVLRDAAIEQVFRESSSLRECVNTLVELTLAGGAPDNVTVAVIEVAEATEDDSVVPVVPPEPVRVRARVDGDDDTVAPGPAVEDSQARKQKTTTVDDTIRADMIRRDLAQRPHELVGSAALATETGQIPIVTKQSNERRAAKLLMHKAPEHDGSPLEETPDQRDSPRRRWVIPTFLALMTLILIAVLGFGYLWTQTRYYVSAVDDRVAIFNGVSQTLGPIELSQVTDVTEIPVSSLPEYSRDRLETTLPARDLEHAQEIVDELRCTARAVTAPSPESDTSPEPKPEPTSSTSSKASPSPSASKSTSSSSSPTSSPTSSVSPSAPAISGEAAARRCEGN, encoded by the coding sequence ATGGCGCTAATTCTGCGCTATGCGGTGCGCTCCGATGTTGGCTCACGTGCTAAAAATGACGATTCAGCGTATGTGGGCCAGAACCTGGCGGTTGTGGCGGACGGCATGGGTGGCCATGCGGGCGGAAACATTGCTTCTGCTTCTACTGTGCTGGACCTTGTTCATCTGGACCATCAATACGACGGCGACGCCGCGACGATCTTGGCCGATGAAATTCAGACCGCCAATTCGCTGCTGTCCGAACTCGTGGGAACCAATCCGCAGCTCGCCGGTATGGGCACCACCTGCACGGCCCTGTTGCTCGATGGAAACCATATAACCCTTGCGCATATCGGGGATTCGCGTGCGTATAGGCTCAAGGACAATGTTTTTGAGCAAATGAGCATAGACCACACCTTTGTGCAGCGGCTCATTGACGAGGGGCGGCTGAGGCCGGAAGAGGCAGAGGTCCATCCGCACAAGAACGTGTTGATGCGGGTCCTGGGCGATGTCGATGCCAGCCCTGAACTCGACGTTGAAACCTACGACGCCGTTCCGGGCGAGAAATGGCTGCTGTGCTCTGACGGTTTAATGGCGGTTTTGCGAGATGCAGCCATTGAGCAGGTTTTTCGGGAGTCGTCCAGCCTCCGGGAGTGCGTCAATACTCTGGTAGAGCTCACCCTCGCCGGTGGCGCTCCGGACAACGTGACGGTTGCTGTCATTGAGGTAGCTGAGGCCACCGAGGACGATTCAGTCGTGCCGGTGGTTCCGCCTGAGCCGGTGCGTGTCCGCGCGCGGGTCGACGGCGACGACGACACAGTTGCACCAGGTCCAGCCGTTGAAGATTCTCAGGCACGGAAGCAGAAGACAACAACCGTCGACGATACTATTCGTGCCGATATGATCCGCCGGGATCTGGCACAACGACCCCACGAATTGGTCGGCTCTGCGGCTTTGGCAACGGAGACCGGGCAGATCCCGATTGTCACCAAGCAGTCGAATGAGCGCCGTGCGGCAAAGCTGCTCATGCACAAGGCGCCCGAGCATGATGGGTCTCCCCTAGAAGAGACTCCTGATCAGCGGGATTCACCCAGACGGCGTTGGGTCATCCCGACGTTCCTTGCGCTGATGACGCTGATCCTCATCGCGGTCCTGGGATTTGGGTATCTGTGGACTCAGACCCGGTACTACGTATCCGCTGTCGACGACCGCGTCGCCATTTTCAATGGCGTCTCTCAGACGCTTGGACCTATTGAGCTGTCCCAGGTCACTGACGTCACAGAAATCCCCGTTTCCAGTTTGCCAGAGTACTCAAGAGACCGGCTAGAGACCACGCTTCCTGCCCGGGATCTGGAACACGCCCAGGAGATCGTGGATGAGCTGCGCTGTACCGCACGTGCGGTAACGGCGCCATCCCCAGAATCAGATACTTCACCGGAGCCAAAACCGGAGCCGACGTCCTCAACCAGCAGCAAAGCCAGCCCGAGTCCCAGTGCCTCGAAGTCTACTAGCTCGTCATCTTCTCCAACCTCGAGCCCCACATCCTCCGTTTCCCCGTCGGCCCCGGCCATCTCGGGTGAGGCCGCAGCCCGACGTTGTGAGGGGAACTGA
- a CDS encoding FHA domain-containing protein FhaB/FipA: MSDLTLTLLRYGFLILLWVLVISIVSALRRDLMVGQRTRTGVRPARQVPSANTAPRKSARELIVTEGPLKGTTLELTNSPILLGRAQEATLVLDDDYASGRHARLFPQGSRWFVEDLGSTNGTFVSGSQLTRALPVEPGVPIRIGKTVIELRP, from the coding sequence ATGAGTGACCTGACGTTGACGCTTTTGCGATATGGCTTTCTGATCCTGTTGTGGGTCTTGGTGATAAGCATTGTGAGTGCACTTCGCCGCGATCTGATGGTCGGGCAACGCACACGTACCGGAGTCAGGCCTGCGCGCCAGGTTCCCTCAGCCAACACAGCGCCGAGAAAATCCGCAAGGGAACTCATCGTCACCGAAGGCCCGCTCAAAGGAACCACCCTGGAGCTGACCAACAGCCCCATCCTCCTCGGCCGCGCTCAGGAAGCAACACTAGTTCTGGATGATGACTACGCCTCGGGTCGGCACGCGCGTCTGTTCCCTCAGGGCAGTCGATGGTTCGTGGAAGACCTGGGTTCCACCAACGGAACCTTCGTGTCTGGAAGCCAACTGACGCGTGCACTTCCCGTTGAACCCGGAGTACCCATCCGGATCGGCAAGACGGTCATCGAATTGAGGCCATAG
- a CDS encoding FhaA domain-containing protein, producing MGILDNVERGIEKVVRGAFSTGSKAEVQPVEIASALRRELDNKSYTIGEGRTLAPNVFAARLSAADFAHAQEWGAPLAEELCDVVIKHVNSQNYTLRGPVRVSFMRDTDLKAGVLEIDSTTEKAGQPRQSAAPKAPAAPSRRPTRNEPVLDIDGHRHSLTLESAIIGRSAEADIRVEDTGVSRRHLEIRRKGSSVLAVDLGSTNGSYVNGERLHGQAELTDGSVITMGRARAIFRLIPTNGGAAE from the coding sequence ATGGGCATTCTCGACAACGTCGAGCGCGGCATTGAAAAGGTAGTCCGCGGCGCCTTCTCCACGGGTTCAAAGGCGGAAGTTCAGCCGGTAGAAATCGCCAGCGCGCTGCGCCGCGAACTGGACAACAAGTCTTACACGATCGGAGAGGGCCGCACCCTCGCCCCCAATGTTTTCGCCGCCCGTCTCTCGGCAGCCGATTTTGCCCACGCTCAGGAGTGGGGCGCTCCCCTCGCCGAGGAACTCTGCGACGTCGTGATTAAGCACGTCAACAGCCAGAACTACACGCTTCGCGGCCCGGTGCGCGTGTCCTTCATGCGGGATACGGATCTGAAAGCCGGTGTGTTGGAGATCGATTCCACCACCGAGAAGGCCGGCCAACCGCGCCAATCCGCGGCGCCGAAGGCACCGGCTGCCCCTTCGCGACGTCCCACACGCAATGAACCCGTTCTTGACATAGACGGCCACCGCCACTCGCTGACGCTTGAATCGGCGATTATCGGACGGTCCGCTGAAGCTGATATTCGGGTGGAAGACACCGGAGTGTCACGTAGACACCTCGAAATCCGCCGCAAAGGCTCCTCGGTCCTCGCAGTGGATCTCGGCTCCACCAACGGAAGTTATGTCAATGGGGAACGGTTACACGGTCAAGCGGAGCTCACAGACGGTTCTGTCATCACCATGGGCCGGGCAAGGGCTATTTTCCGCTTGATTCCCACCAATGGCGGAGCCGCCGAATGA